Proteins from a single region of Paraburkholderia sp. PGU19:
- a CDS encoding YadA-like family protein has product MNKTYRSVWNESTGTWVAAQENATGKKKKARSILAGSAGFVVATSGIIGVGVLGAASAQASQVCVTSSDGKAKASFSYATGSLVATGCGANANNILASGHDLGIVEAQSSAMWVDGTSQTINFRSGGANGKLVQLTTDARLTGLSAGINDSDAVTVSQLNSAIGSGSTKYFHANSTQTDSLASGSESIAVGVAAVSSGASSIAQGVMASASGDSSVALGAGANATGPKAVALGSGSVANSSTLGSAGFNPGSTALSAGTASGELSIGGVGSERRITNVAAGYSATDAVNVSQLMSEDAKVNSVSNNVSILSNTVNNIGGSISNINNQVTNITNGGGIKYFHANSTLADSVASGVDSVAIGGGALANKAGSMAIGANAKAGNGWATGDIAIGSGAQAFLTSNTTGAMPSVALGYQANANGDGIWGANTVVGGYATASSFDATAIGYSTNASSNAVAVGYNSTASANSVAIGYVAKTTGTSAIALGQSALAAGNNGIALGTSASATTANSVALGSNSVANSTTLGSAGFAPGGATLSAATAFGEVSVGASAKERRITNVAAGYAATDAVNVSQLMAEDARVNLVNNNLSNLTNVVNNIPTSASLKYFHANSTLADSTVTGVNSVAAGPAAVASANNAVALGANSVADRANTVSVGSSTAQRQIANLAAGTANTDAVNVSQLSGVTQALGGGASMKADGSIAPPTYNVYGNTYSNVGDALGNISSATSNIVQSLKYIKFGDFGTAAAAQASGIDTIALGGNANASQNGAIAIGRSAVASAVNSVALGYGSLATQANTFSVGNAVSQRRITNVADGIDSHDAATVGQVTTDIQAAIANLNTTTNSGLLKSAVRSSSLLGATPTSSLTPDQLIASGPLTSTSKIEASGTNSVAIGLNTFATADSSVAIGNNVQALSPGAVAIGQQAHTDGVNTVAIGSDASALADNAIAIGNNSTAVVAGATNGVAIGNNVTIGGVNSMGIGANIVASGSNSVTLGYGSADGGRSNVLSVGNTKSGGQRQIINVAAGTQKTDAVNVSQLTGVTAALGGGATVNTDGSIKAPTYSVQGTTATDVGTAISKLDGAVSNVSNNVTNLTQNFNNVVNGGGIKYFHANSAQGDSSASGAESVAIGGGAIASTSNSVALGSGSVASSGALGVKGFAPDNAALTAGTAFGELSVGTSGKERRITNVAAGYSATDAVNVSQLMAEDAKVNNVSSNLSNLSNVVNNIGTNVSMKYFHANSSLNDSTASGINAIAVGPQATAAGTNAIAVGYNASATAAESVALGSNSTTTANLSATAYNPGSGALPGTTASGEVSVGNGSFNRRITNVAAGSAATDAVNVSQLMAENAKVNAEGTATAAALGGGSSYDSTTGNISAPTYTAGNIAYNNVAGAITNIDARLSNITGGTGDGIKYFHANSTLGDSSASGKDSVAIGGAATASTANSVALGSNSLANSSTLGSAGFAPGGATLSGATAFGEVSVGAQGKERRITNVAAGYAATDAVNVSQLMAEDVKVNNLSNTVNNIANGGANMKYFNVSSSLAAASANGADSVAAGPGAVVLSTASGSVALGANSVADRANTVSVGSAGSRRQIVNVAAGIQTTDAVNVSQLSGVTQALGGGASVKADGSIAQPMYNVYGNTYSNVGDALGNISSATGNIVQSLKYIKFGDFGNAAAAQASMADTIAFGGNANASQNGAIAIGRSAVASAVNSVALGYGSVANQAYTFSVGNAISQRRITNVADGVDDHDAVTVGQMTMDIQAAIANLNTTTHSGLLKSAVGPSSLLGAPPVSSLTPDQLIASGPLTSASVVEASGTNSVAIGLNTFATADSSVAIGNNVQALSSGAVAIGQQAHTDGVNTVAIGSDASALADSAIAIGNHSTAVVAGATNGIAIGNNVTIGGVNSMGIGANIVAQGSNSVTLGYGSADGGRANVLSVGNTKSGGQRQIINVAAGTQNNDAVNVSQLAGVASALGGGASVNPTTGAIVAPAYALAGNTYVNVAAALTSLDTRIASGGDPLAVDYDSSTKDVISLKGATGTKITGLTAGALNASSTEAINGSQLYAQGTSMAKALGGGASVNTATGEITAPAYTFGGGTYTNVADALTALNNAAGSGNALGVVYDDQDKTQITLAGSTGTKITKVAAGDVNASSTDAMNGTQLYNVAASTADAIGGGSSFDPSTGKITNPTFNIGGKTITNIAGAITNLDDRVYANATDITNLQTQINEGGIGLVTQDATSRNILVASQTDGSIVDFAGTKGARRLTGVAAGIVNASSFDAVNGTQLYNVAVSTASVIGGGSTVKTDGTISNPTYIVGGSTVTTIGGAITNLDARVYANSTDITNLQTQINEGGIGLVTQDATSKNILVASKTDGSIVDFTGKDGARVLTGVAAGTGDSDAVNVAQLKAAGIINPDGVTKTAVTYDTTTDNTGKTVTDYTSVTLGDGTSTSKPVAIHNVADGSAPNDAVNYSQYADLVSKVNSISNAGTGVDTLFVGDGDRNTEQAQAGGTHATAMGALSVANGLQSVATGYASSATGSNAVAIGANSTASGNNSVALGANSVASEDNTVSVGSASQQRRVTNVAAGTATTDAVNVGQLNDAITNASNNTVNQAVQQSNSYTDSQFNKMNDKMNSLGAAAMAATSLIPNARAEGNFQMSAAAGTYGGAAAVAVGANYWVNDRVLVNAHVTRATGNGANTGASAGVTIGF; this is encoded by the coding sequence ATGAATAAGACGTACCGGTCAGTATGGAACGAATCGACGGGAACGTGGGTTGCGGCGCAGGAGAATGCGACGGGTAAAAAGAAAAAGGCGCGATCGATCCTGGCAGGGAGCGCCGGCTTTGTCGTGGCGACCAGCGGGATCATAGGCGTTGGGGTTCTGGGCGCGGCGTCCGCTCAAGCGAGCCAGGTGTGTGTGACGAGCTCGGACGGCAAGGCCAAAGCCAGTTTCTCCTACGCTACGGGAAGCCTGGTGGCAACCGGGTGCGGGGCCAACGCGAACAACATCCTGGCAAGCGGCCATGACTTGGGCATCGTAGAAGCGCAAAGCTCCGCAATGTGGGTCGACGGCACCAGCCAAACGATCAACTTCCGCTCCGGCGGGGCAAACGGCAAGCTCGTTCAACTAACGACGGACGCCCGCCTCACAGGCCTTTCCGCTGGCATCAACGATTCGGACGCAGTGACTGTGTCCCAGTTGAATTCCGCGATTGGAAGTGGCAGCACCAAGTATTTCCACGCCAATTCGACGCAAACCGATTCTCTGGCGTCGGGCTCGGAGAGTATTGCAGTGGGCGTGGCGGCGGTCTCCTCGGGTGCCTCGTCGATTGCACAGGGCGTCATGGCGAGCGCTTCCGGCGATAGTTCGGTCGCGCTCGGCGCGGGTGCGAACGCGACGGGTCCGAAGGCGGTCGCGCTGGGATCGGGCTCCGTCGCGAACTCGTCCACGCTGGGATCCGCTGGCTTCAACCCAGGCAGCACTGCTTTGTCCGCGGGAACGGCGAGCGGCGAACTGTCGATCGGCGGCGTCGGATCGGAGCGCCGGATCACCAACGTGGCGGCCGGCTATAGCGCAACGGACGCGGTGAACGTGAGCCAGTTGATGTCGGAAGATGCGAAGGTGAACAGCGTTTCGAACAACGTGTCGATCCTGAGCAACACCGTCAATAACATTGGCGGCAGCATTAGCAACATCAACAACCAGGTGACGAACATCACCAATGGTGGTGGCATCAAGTATTTCCACGCGAACTCGACGTTGGCGGATTCGGTGGCATCGGGCGTGGACTCGGTTGCAATCGGTGGTGGCGCGCTGGCAAACAAAGCCGGCAGCATGGCAATTGGCGCTAACGCGAAAGCCGGAAATGGCTGGGCGACGGGCGATATCGCCATCGGTAGTGGCGCGCAGGCATTCCTGACTAGCAATACAACGGGTGCCATGCCGAGTGTCGCGCTTGGCTATCAGGCTAACGCAAATGGTGACGGCATCTGGGGGGCGAATACGGTCGTCGGCGGGTACGCAACCGCGTCGAGCTTTGATGCCACGGCGATCGGCTATTCGACCAACGCCAGTTCGAACGCGGTAGCCGTCGGCTATAACTCGACTGCATCGGCGAATTCTGTAGCGATTGGTTACGTCGCGAAAACGACAGGGACCTCGGCGATTGCGCTGGGGCAATCGGCGCTGGCCGCCGGGAATAACGGAATCGCGCTGGGCACGTCGGCGAGCGCGACGACGGCGAACTCTGTTGCGCTGGGCTCGAACTCGGTGGCGAACTCGACGACGCTGGGCTCGGCAGGCTTTGCGCCGGGTGGTGCAACACTTTCCGCTGCAACGGCCTTCGGCGAAGTGTCGGTGGGCGCGTCGGCCAAGGAGCGCCGCATCACGAACGTGGCGGCAGGCTACGCGGCAACGGACGCTGTCAACGTTAGCCAGTTGATGGCTGAAGACGCACGGGTAAATCTCGTCAACAACAACCTGAGCAACCTGACCAACGTCGTCAACAACATCCCGACTAGCGCCAGTCTGAAGTACTTCCATGCGAACTCGACGCTGGCGGATTCGACGGTGACGGGAGTCAACAGCGTCGCTGCGGGTCCGGCGGCGGTGGCGAGCGCAAACAACGCGGTAGCGCTTGGCGCGAACTCGGTGGCGGATCGTGCGAATACTGTGTCGGTGGGTTCGTCGACAGCGCAACGTCAGATTGCGAACCTGGCGGCGGGTACGGCTAATACCGATGCGGTCAATGTGTCGCAGCTTTCGGGCGTGACGCAGGCATTAGGCGGCGGCGCATCGATGAAGGCCGACGGTTCGATTGCGCCACCAACGTATAACGTCTACGGCAATACGTATTCGAACGTAGGTGATGCGCTCGGGAATATTTCGAGTGCCACCAGCAATATTGTTCAGAGTCTGAAGTACATCAAGTTCGGCGATTTCGGCACTGCGGCGGCAGCGCAGGCGTCCGGGATCGATACGATCGCACTCGGCGGGAATGCGAACGCCAGCCAGAACGGCGCTATAGCCATCGGCCGTTCGGCCGTCGCTTCGGCTGTGAATTCAGTGGCACTCGGTTACGGCTCTCTGGCAACCCAGGCCAACACGTTCTCGGTGGGTAATGCGGTCAGCCAGCGCCGTATTACCAACGTCGCGGACGGTATCGATAGCCACGATGCAGCGACCGTTGGTCAGGTGACGACGGACATTCAGGCAGCAATCGCAAATCTGAATACGACGACCAATTCCGGCTTGCTCAAGTCGGCGGTTCGTTCGAGTTCATTGCTGGGTGCTACCCCGACTTCGAGCTTGACTCCGGATCAATTGATCGCGTCGGGCCCATTGACCTCGACCAGCAAAATTGAGGCGTCGGGTACGAACTCGGTCGCAATCGGCCTGAACACATTTGCGACGGCTGACAGTTCCGTCGCGATCGGCAACAACGTGCAGGCATTGAGTCCTGGAGCGGTTGCTATCGGTCAGCAGGCCCATACTGACGGCGTGAACACCGTTGCCATCGGTTCGGACGCATCGGCCCTTGCAGACAACGCAATCGCCATCGGCAACAACTCCACGGCCGTTGTGGCGGGGGCCACGAACGGCGTTGCGATCGGTAACAATGTGACGATTGGCGGTGTCAACTCGATGGGGATCGGCGCAAATATCGTCGCGTCGGGTTCGAACAGCGTCACGCTCGGCTACGGGAGTGCTGACGGTGGTCGCTCTAACGTCCTTTCGGTGGGCAACACCAAATCCGGTGGCCAACGCCAGATCATCAACGTCGCAGCGGGCACGCAAAAGACTGACGCCGTGAACGTGTCGCAGCTCACGGGTGTGACGGCTGCCTTGGGCGGCGGTGCAACGGTGAACACGGACGGCTCGATCAAGGCGCCGACGTATAGCGTGCAAGGCACGACGGCAACTGACGTCGGCACGGCGATTTCGAAGCTCGACGGCGCGGTGTCGAACGTCAGCAACAACGTCACGAACCTCACGCAGAACTTCAACAACGTCGTGAACGGCGGAGGCATCAAGTACTTCCACGCGAATTCGGCGCAGGGAGATTCGTCTGCGTCTGGCGCCGAGTCGGTGGCGATCGGTGGTGGCGCCATCGCGTCGACGTCGAACTCGGTAGCGTTGGGCTCCGGTTCGGTGGCAAGCTCGGGCGCGCTGGGCGTGAAGGGTTTCGCACCGGATAACGCAGCGCTGACGGCTGGAACGGCCTTCGGTGAACTGTCGGTTGGCACATCGGGCAAGGAACGCCGCATCACGAATGTCGCGGCAGGCTACAGCGCAACCGACGCGGTGAACGTCAGCCAGTTGATGGCCGAAGATGCAAAGGTCAACAACGTCAGCAGCAACCTCAGCAACCTGTCCAACGTCGTCAACAATATCGGCACCAACGTGTCGATGAAGTACTTCCACGCGAACTCGTCGCTGAACGACTCGACTGCATCGGGTATCAATGCAATCGCTGTGGGCCCGCAAGCGACGGCAGCAGGCACCAATGCGATCGCGGTTGGCTACAACGCGAGTGCGACGGCAGCGGAATCGGTTGCGCTGGGTTCGAACTCGACGACGACCGCCAACCTGTCGGCGACGGCATATAACCCGGGTAGCGGCGCGCTGCCAGGCACGACGGCATCGGGCGAAGTGTCGGTGGGCAATGGAAGCTTCAATCGCCGCATCACTAACGTGGCAGCCGGCTCGGCGGCAACGGATGCGGTGAACGTGAGCCAGTTGATGGCGGAAAACGCGAAGGTCAACGCCGAAGGCACGGCGACTGCAGCGGCGCTGGGCGGTGGCTCGAGCTACGACTCGACGACGGGCAACATCAGTGCGCCGACGTACACCGCGGGTAACATCGCGTATAACAACGTGGCCGGTGCGATCACGAACATCGACGCGCGTCTCTCGAATATCACGGGCGGTACCGGCGACGGCATCAAGTATTTCCACGCCAACTCGACGCTGGGCGACTCGTCGGCATCGGGCAAGGACAGCGTGGCGATCGGCGGCGCGGCGACGGCATCGACGGCGAATTCGGTGGCATTGGGTTCGAACTCGCTGGCGAACTCGTCGACGCTGGGCTCGGCTGGCTTTGCACCGGGCGGCGCGACGCTGTCGGGCGCAACGGCGTTCGGCGAAGTGTCGGTGGGCGCACAGGGCAAGGAGCGCCGCATCACGAACGTTGCAGCAGGCTATGCAGCAACGGACGCGGTGAACGTGAGCCAGTTGATGGCGGAGGACGTGAAGGTTAACAACCTGAGCAACACCGTCAACAACATCGCGAACGGCGGCGCGAACATGAAGTACTTCAACGTGAGCTCTTCACTCGCAGCCGCATCGGCAAATGGCGCTGACAGCGTCGCGGCGGGTCCGGGCGCGGTGGTGTTGTCGACTGCGAGCGGATCCGTGGCGCTGGGTGCGAATTCGGTGGCGGATCGCGCGAATACGGTGTCGGTGGGCTCAGCGGGCTCGCGACGCCAGATCGTGAACGTGGCGGCGGGTATCCAGACCACCGATGCGGTCAACGTGTCGCAGCTCTCGGGTGTGACGCAGGCATTAGGCGGCGGTGCATCGGTGAAGGCCGACGGCTCGATTGCGCAGCCAATGTACAACGTTTATGGCAATACGTATTCGAACGTGGGTGATGCGCTCGGGAATATTTCGAGTGCCACGGGCAATATTGTCCAGAGTCTGAAGTACATCAAGTTCGGCGATTTTGGCAATGCAGCTGCTGCGCAAGCGAGCATGGCCGATACGATTGCATTCGGCGGGAATGCGAACGCCAGCCAGAACGGCGCTATAGCCATCGGCCGTTCGGCCGTCGCCTCGGCTGTGAATTCGGTGGCACTCGGTTACGGCTCTGTGGCAAACCAGGCCTACACGTTCTCGGTGGGTAATGCGATCAGCCAGCGCCGTATTACCAACGTCGCGGACGGTGTCGACGACCACGATGCAGTGACCGTCGGTCAGATGACGATGGACATTCAGGCAGCAATCGCAAATCTGAATACGACGACCCATTCTGGCTTGCTCAAGTCGGCGGTTGGTCCGAGTTCATTGCTGGGTGCTCCCCCAGTTTCGAGCTTGACGCCGGATCAATTGATCGCGTCGGGCCCACTGACTTCGGCCAGTGTAGTTGAAGCGTCGGGTACGAACTCGGTCGCGATCGGCCTGAACACATTTGCGACGGCTGACAGTTCCGTCGCGATCGGCAACAACGTGCAGGCGTTGAGTTCTGGAGCAGTCGCTATCGGTCAGCAGGCCCATACTGACGGCGTGAACACCGTTGCCATCGGTTCGGACGCATCGGCGCTGGCAGACAGCGCAATCGCCATCGGCAACCACTCCACGGCGGTCGTGGCGGGGGCGACGAATGGCATTGCGATCGGTAACAATGTGACGATTGGCGGCGTCAACTCGATGGGGATCGGCGCGAACATCGTCGCGCAGGGTTCGAACAGCGTTACGCTCGGCTACGGCAGTGCTGACGGTGGCCGTGCCAATGTCCTCTCGGTGGGTAACACCAAATCCGGCGGTCAACGCCAGATCATCAACGTCGCCGCCGGTACGCAGAACAACGACGCCGTGAACGTTTCGCAGCTCGCAGGCGTCGCAAGCGCCCTCGGCGGCGGTGCTTCCGTCAACCCGACGACAGGCGCAATCGTGGCACCCGCATACGCACTGGCGGGCAACACATACGTCAACGTGGCCGCCGCGCTGACGTCGCTGGATACGCGCATCGCTTCGGGTGGCGACCCGCTCGCCGTCGATTACGACAGTTCAACGAAGGACGTCATCTCGCTGAAGGGCGCGACCGGCACGAAGATCACTGGCCTGACGGCAGGTGCATTGAACGCGTCAAGCACGGAGGCCATTAACGGTTCGCAGTTGTACGCGCAGGGCACGTCGATGGCGAAGGCGCTCGGCGGTGGCGCGTCGGTCAATACGGCGACGGGCGAGATCACGGCACCGGCGTACACGTTCGGCGGCGGAACGTACACCAACGTTGCCGACGCCTTGACGGCGCTGAACAACGCTGCGGGTTCGGGTAATGCACTGGGTGTCGTCTACGACGACCAGGACAAGACTCAGATCACGCTGGCTGGCTCAACCGGCACGAAGATCACCAAGGTGGCAGCGGGCGACGTGAACGCGTCGAGCACCGACGCGATGAACGGCACGCAGCTGTACAACGTGGCGGCATCGACGGCTGATGCGATCGGCGGCGGTTCGTCGTTCGATCCTTCGACGGGCAAGATCACGAACCCGACGTTCAACATCGGTGGCAAGACGATCACGAACATCGCCGGTGCGATCACGAACCTCGACGACCGCGTCTATGCGAACGCGACCGACATCACGAACCTGCAAACACAGATCAACGAAGGCGGTATTGGTCTCGTGACGCAGGATGCAACGAGCAGGAACATTCTCGTGGCATCGCAGACGGACGGTTCCATCGTCGACTTCGCGGGCACGAAGGGCGCACGCAGGCTGACGGGTGTGGCGGCTGGCATCGTGAACGCATCGAGCTTCGACGCGGTGAACGGCACGCAGCTGTACAACGTGGCGGTATCGACGGCTAGCGTGATCGGCGGCGGTTCGACGGTGAAGACCGACGGCACGATCAGCAACCCGACGTACATCGTGGGCGGCTCGACGGTCACGACGATCGGCGGTGCGATCACGAACCTCGACGCCCGCGTGTACGCGAACAGTACCGACATCACGAACCTGCAAACGCAGATCAACGAAGGCGGTATTGGTCTCGTGACGCAGGATGCAACGAGCAAGAACATTCTCGTCGCATCGAAGACGGATGGTTCGATCGTCGACTTCACGGGCAAGGATGGCGCGCGTGTTCTCACGGGCGTCGCAGCAGGCACGGGCGACTCCGACGCTGTCAATGTCGCGCAGTTGAAGGCGGCTGGCATCATCAACCCCGATGGCGTGACCAAAACGGCCGTGACGTACGACACGACGACCGACAACACCGGCAAGACGGTGACCGACTACACCAGCGTCACGCTGGGTGACGGTACGTCGACGTCCAAGCCGGTGGCGATCCACAACGTTGCAGACGGCTCGGCCCCGAACGACGCGGTGAACTACTCGCAGTACGCGGATCTGGTGTCGAAGGTCAACAGCATCAGCAACGCGGGTACGGGTGTCGATACGCTGTTCGTCGGCGATGGCGACCGCAACACGGAACAGGCGCAGGCAGGCGGCACGCATGCTACGGCAATGGGTGCGCTGTCGGTTGCGAACGGTCTGCAATCGGTCGCGACGGGTTATGCATCGAGTGCAACGGGCAGTAACGCCGTCGCAATCGGCGCGAACTCGACAGCCAGCGGCAACAATTCGGTCGCGCTCGGCGCAAACTCTGTGGCGTCGGAAGACAACACCGTGTCCGTCGGTTCCGCGAGCCAGCAACGTCGCGTCACGAACGTCGCAGCGGGTACGGCAACCACCGACGCAGTCAACGTCGGCCAGTTGAACGACGCGATCACGAACGCCAGCAACAACACGGTGAACCAGGCGGTTCAGCAGTCGAACTCGTACACCGACAGCCAGTTCAACAAGATGAACGACAAGATGAACTCGCTGGGTGCAGCGGCGATGGCAGCGACCTCGTTGATCCCGAATGCGCGTGCGGAAGGCAACTTCCAGATGTCGGCGGCAGCGGGCACGTATGGCGGGGCGGCAGCCGTCGCCGTCGGCGCGAACTACTGGGTCAACGATCGCGTCCTCGTGAACGCACACGTGACGCGCGCCACGGGCAATGGTGCCAACACGGGCGCGTCGGCAGGCGTGACGATCGGCTTCTGA
- a CDS encoding OmpA family protein: MTKPTLRGTARFTFAATLAVALAAAFAAPAAFAFPASIKSQAEALMPAAQKIADPYRRGVAEGFLEIAERQDSQVLVSRVYNNAAQRALGNARYLIDQSVPWEPLYTAKNWPTRDKWVQAIRAIEATNARASASTCKGESAGRLLALTDEVWKEQDETHGTRWVHGWEAIERAQKLSVQVNQELDHCAPPPPPPPPVVESARPISLSADALFDFDSAKLKPDGITAVDALATDLKRAQSIDVVTVIGYTDRFGSAARNRDLSRRRAQAVADALKERGLNPARFDVRGAGSTAPIATCPGRKSAAVIACLAPNRRVEIRVSGQSVSAVPAAPAAPQSPRPQQMKQEQQQQSLQQSQSQQLQLQQLQQPPQRQQWQMPQSLQKAPTQ; encoded by the coding sequence ATGACAAAACCAACATTACGCGGGACCGCGCGCTTCACGTTTGCTGCGACGCTCGCCGTTGCGCTTGCAGCGGCATTCGCCGCGCCTGCCGCGTTTGCTTTCCCGGCCAGCATCAAGAGCCAGGCCGAGGCGCTCATGCCTGCCGCGCAGAAGATCGCGGACCCCTATCGTCGCGGCGTGGCGGAAGGCTTCCTCGAAATCGCTGAGCGTCAGGACAGTCAAGTGCTCGTTTCGCGCGTTTATAACAATGCCGCGCAACGGGCATTGGGTAACGCGCGCTACCTGATCGACCAGAGCGTGCCGTGGGAGCCGCTGTACACGGCAAAGAACTGGCCCACGCGCGACAAGTGGGTGCAGGCAATCCGCGCCATCGAAGCAACCAACGCGCGGGCCTCGGCATCGACGTGCAAGGGCGAGTCGGCGGGCCGCTTGCTTGCCCTCACCGACGAAGTCTGGAAGGAGCAGGACGAAACGCATGGCACGCGCTGGGTGCACGGCTGGGAAGCGATCGAGCGCGCGCAGAAGCTGAGCGTGCAGGTGAATCAGGAGCTCGATCACTGTGCGCCACCGCCGCCGCCACCGCCGCCTGTCGTCGAATCCGCCAGGCCGATCTCCTTGTCGGCCGACGCGCTGTTCGATTTCGACAGCGCGAAGCTCAAGCCGGACGGCATTACCGCCGTCGATGCGCTCGCAACGGATCTGAAGCGCGCGCAATCGATCGACGTCGTCACGGTGATCGGCTACACGGACCGCTTCGGCTCGGCCGCGCGCAACCGCGACCTGTCGCGGCGTCGTGCGCAGGCTGTAGCGGACGCGCTTAAGGAACGCGGGCTGAACCCCGCGCGCTTCGACGTGCGCGGCGCGGGATCGACTGCACCGATCGCGACCTGCCCGGGACGGAAATCCGCTGCTGTGATCGCTTGTCTGGCGCCGAATCGCCGCGTCGAGATTCGCGTGAGCGGGCAGTCTGTTTCGGCAGTGCCGGCTGCGCCCGCCGCGCCGCAGTCACCACGGCCGCAGCAGATGAAACAGGAGCAACAGCAGCAATCGCTACAGCAGTCGCAATCGCAACAGCTCCAGTTGCAGCAGCTTCAACAGCCGCCGCAGCGACAACAGTGGCAGATGCCGCAATCGCTGCAAAAAGCACCAACGCAGTAA
- a CDS encoding flagellar brake protein: MQTSEDAVDTDASAPVTAARQLSPDAVPVGMPLEFPIIDSDGALLFDRGAIVIGADEHRFLFQHFKPQRGDLDTANDDGTPAAQSAAKPGDAEALALKDMHLTIGALIGVRSQVGMGAPMHPSRIIGFAPNESLFVTPPLVDGKPMALSVGENVEIVAIASQAVFRFVCTVDSVCQVPFHYLVLSKPGVVRRLRERKSVRVRASLPLRFSVEAQGSGYESLGLVQSVSAMGMSFSAPWTVGDVGKRIRVAFTLRSKDMETPIETTATIRNVQPGSKAGDPATHGIEFDQINQVEQMALKVYVFDRIDDVIFWTSGPK, encoded by the coding sequence ATGCAAACCAGTGAAGACGCCGTCGACACAGACGCGAGCGCCCCTGTCACCGCTGCGCGTCAGCTTTCGCCCGATGCCGTGCCCGTCGGCATGCCGCTCGAATTTCCGATTATCGACAGCGATGGCGCGCTGCTGTTCGATCGCGGCGCGATCGTAATCGGCGCGGACGAGCACCGCTTCCTGTTCCAGCATTTCAAGCCGCAGCGCGGCGATCTGGACACCGCGAACGACGACGGCACGCCCGCCGCGCAGTCGGCAGCCAAGCCAGGCGACGCCGAAGCGCTCGCGCTAAAAGACATGCATCTGACGATCGGCGCGCTGATCGGCGTGCGCTCGCAGGTCGGCATGGGCGCGCCGATGCATCCGTCGCGCATCATCGGCTTTGCGCCCAACGAGTCGCTGTTCGTCACGCCGCCGCTCGTCGACGGCAAGCCGATGGCGCTTTCCGTCGGCGAGAACGTCGAGATCGTCGCGATTGCGAGCCAGGCGGTGTTCCGCTTCGTCTGCACCGTCGATTCCGTCTGCCAGGTGCCGTTCCACTATCTCGTACTGTCCAAGCCGGGCGTGGTCCGCCGGCTGCGCGAGCGCAAGTCGGTGCGCGTGCGCGCGAGCCTGCCGCTGCGCTTCAGCGTCGAAGCGCAAGGCTCGGGCTATGAAAGCCTCGGCCTCGTGCAGAGCGTGAGCGCGATGGGCATGTCGTTTTCCGCTCCGTGGACGGTCGGTGACGTGGGTAAGCGCATCCGCGTCGCATTCACGCTGCGCTCGAAGGATATGGAGACGCCGATCGAAACCACGGCAACCATCCGCAACGTGCAGCCCGGCTCGAAAGCCGGCGATCCCGCCACGCACGGCATCGAGTTCGACCAGATCAACCAGGTCGAGCAGATGGCGCTGAAAGTCTATGTGTTCGACCGGATCGACGATGTGATCTTCTGGACGAGCGGACCGAAGTAA